One genomic region from Salvia hispanica cultivar TCC Black 2014 chromosome 2, UniMelb_Shisp_WGS_1.0, whole genome shotgun sequence encodes:
- the LOC125205215 gene encoding uncharacterized protein LOC125205215 isoform X4 translates to MGEEYLLENCCIGYAGVEFAERITDLEYVSSECLQTSVSCSPVLTCAGIDSPWKSDLFKTMEVPECQNDVVDIKSYEFSEIPSPQHESEKLAEKKPLKSPQENIGKVHDFSRHSFNGLPSDENATSLSQPVEMFSCAKDEKNDEYGQTCQSGEFNRVQGKDELVTLFSAESPTDALPALKRSRKPTKRYIDEVVDPISRHSKRRREVSSSIFRDKSVEVKNHKKCHVGSKAIKLPAEESDVKAIQVPFGLLARKECPESPAYNLVHSSDTRILMNNPKDNGVASENQKKRDECTPVVHQMKRSDGTPAESQKKDDKVSGAHLMKKDQYITNIHFTKRNESVMAASHKKKEKGVNGVPLMKSDDHLTAPSQKIKERTMFAGSPKMKDECATAIYQKKRDEVSGRRKHHRLWTTAEVKKLVDGVAEYGVGRWSRIKKIHFPASAHRTSVDLKDKWRNLLKASGLQGRQNEQLIQGEKKRNVAWRPLPKSILRRVCELAAMHPYPKGGKRKTTLFRHVSPDKNTDITLSDYRRILRSISGS, encoded by the exons ATGGGAGAAGAGTATCTTCTAG AAAACTGCTGTATTGGGTATGCAGGTGTTGAATTCGCTGAAAGAATTACAGATCTGGAATATGTTTCAAGCGAATGCTTGCAGACCTCTGTTTCATGCAGTCCAGTTCTTACATGTGCTGGTATTGACTCTCCGTGGAAATCAGATCTATTCAAAACAATGGAAGTGCCAGAATGCCAAAATGATGTAGTTGATATCAAGAGTTATGAGTTTAGTGAAATTCCTAGTCCTCAACATGAGTCTGAAAAATTGGCTGAGAAGAAACCTCTGAAATCACCACAAGAGAATATTGGCAAGGTCCATGACTTTTCAAGACACTCTTTTAATGGTTTACCATCTGATGAGAATGCTACAAGCCTTTCCCAACCAGTGGAGATGTTTTCCTGTGCAAAGGATgagaaaaatgatgaatatgGGCAGACATGCCAAAGTGGTGAGTTTAACAGAGTTCAGGGGAAGGATGAATTGGTAACCTTGTTTTCTGCAGAAAGCCCAACTGATGCACTTCCTGCGCTAAAGAGATCTCGTAAGCCCACGAAAAGGTACATCGACGAAGTAGTAGATCCTATTTCACGTCATTCAAAGAGAAGGCGGGAGGTTTCATCTTCAATCTTTAGGGATAAGTCTGTAGAAgtcaaaaatcacaaaaaatgtcacgTGGGCTCTAAAGCCATCAAATTACCAGCTGAAGAATCTGATGTGAAAGCTATTCAAGTCCCCTTTGGCTTGCTAGCGCGTAAAGAATGTCCAGAGAGTCCTGCATATAATTTG GTGCACAGTTCAGATACAagaattttgatgaataaCCCAAAAGATAACGGTGTTGCTTCAGAGAATCAAAAGAAAAGGGATGAATGTACTCCAGTTGTTCATCAAATGAAAAGGAGTGATGGTACCCCTGCAGAGAGTCAGAAGAAGGATGACAAAGTTAGTGGAGCCCACTTAATGAAAAAGGATCAATACAtcacaaatattcatttcacAAAGAGGAATGAGAGTGTCATGGCAGCAAGTCacaagaaaaaggagaaaggTGTAAATGGAGTCCCTTTAATGAAAAGTGATGACCATCTCACAGCACCAAGTCAGAAAATAAAGGAACGAACCATGTTTGCTGGGAGCCCGAAAATGAAAGATGAGTGTGCAACAGCAATAtatcaaaagaaaagagaCGAGGTTAGTGGCCGGAGGAAGCACCATAGGCTTTGGACTACTGCGGAggttaaaaaattagttgatgGTGTCGCTGAGTACGGTGTTGGAAGatggagtagaataaaaaagaTCCACTTTCCTGCGTCTGCCCATCGTACCTCTGTAGATCTCAAG GACAAATGGCGAAATCTTTTGAAAGCAAGCGGTTTGCAGGGACGACAAAATGAACAG tTGATTCAGGGAGAGAAGAAGCGCAACGTGGCGTGGCGGCCTCTGCCAAAGTCCATCTTGCGGCGTGTTTGTGAACTGGCGGCAATGCACCCATATCCCAAGGGCGGGAAACGGAAGACGACGCTTTTTCGCCATGTTTCTCCAGATAAAAATACCGATATTACATTGAGTGACTATAGAAGGATCTTACGAAGTATTAGCGGTAGTTGA
- the LOC125205215 gene encoding uncharacterized protein LOC125205215 isoform X1: protein MENGPPTIEFEDGTVDVERLLVEPQDGNVSVDGVMCFNEKTSEKAIDILEVSCSFGVTSAGTTHEGGDILNRDVLNSLHTADDGGYFILQNDFCSMGEEYLLENCCIGYAGVEFAERITDLEYVSSECLQTSVSCSPVLTCAGIDSPWKSDLFKTMEVPECQNDVVDIKSYEFSEIPSPQHESEKLAEKKPLKSPQENIGKVHDFSRHSFNGLPSDENATSLSQPVEMFSCAKDEKNDEYGQTCQSGEFNRVQGKDELVTLFSAESPTDALPALKRSRKPTKRYIDEVVDPISRHSKRRREVSSSIFRDKSVEVKNHKKCHVGSKAIKLPAEESDVKAIQVPFGLLARKECPESPAYNLVHSSDTRILMNNPKDNGVASENQKKRDECTPVVHQMKRSDGTPAESQKKDDKVSGAHLMKKDQYITNIHFTKRNESVMAASHKKKEKGVNGVPLMKSDDHLTAPSQKIKERTMFAGSPKMKDECATAIYQKKRDEVSGRRKHHRLWTTAEVKKLVDGVAEYGVGRWSRIKKIHFPASAHRTSVDLKDKWRNLLKASGLQGRQNEQLIQGEKKRNVAWRPLPKSILRRVCELAAMHPYPKGGKRKTTLFRHVSPDKNTDITLSDYRRILRSISGS, encoded by the exons ATGGAGAATGGACCTCCAacaattgaatttgaagatgGGACAGTTGATGTTGAACGTCTGCTTGTAGAACCCCAAGATGGGAATGTCTCAGTGGATGGTGTCATGTGTTTTAATGAGAAGACCTCAGAGAAAGCTATTGACATCCTAGAGGTTTCCTGCAGTTTTG GTGTGACAAGTGCTGGTACTACTCATGAAGGGGGAGATATTCTCAATAGAGAT GTACTTAATTCATTACACACTGCGGATGACGGTGGCTATTTTATATTGCAAAATGATTTCTGTAGCATGGGAGAAGAGTATCTTCTAG AAAACTGCTGTATTGGGTATGCAGGTGTTGAATTCGCTGAAAGAATTACAGATCTGGAATATGTTTCAAGCGAATGCTTGCAGACCTCTGTTTCATGCAGTCCAGTTCTTACATGTGCTGGTATTGACTCTCCGTGGAAATCAGATCTATTCAAAACAATGGAAGTGCCAGAATGCCAAAATGATGTAGTTGATATCAAGAGTTATGAGTTTAGTGAAATTCCTAGTCCTCAACATGAGTCTGAAAAATTGGCTGAGAAGAAACCTCTGAAATCACCACAAGAGAATATTGGCAAGGTCCATGACTTTTCAAGACACTCTTTTAATGGTTTACCATCTGATGAGAATGCTACAAGCCTTTCCCAACCAGTGGAGATGTTTTCCTGTGCAAAGGATgagaaaaatgatgaatatgGGCAGACATGCCAAAGTGGTGAGTTTAACAGAGTTCAGGGGAAGGATGAATTGGTAACCTTGTTTTCTGCAGAAAGCCCAACTGATGCACTTCCTGCGCTAAAGAGATCTCGTAAGCCCACGAAAAGGTACATCGACGAAGTAGTAGATCCTATTTCACGTCATTCAAAGAGAAGGCGGGAGGTTTCATCTTCAATCTTTAGGGATAAGTCTGTAGAAgtcaaaaatcacaaaaaatgtcacgTGGGCTCTAAAGCCATCAAATTACCAGCTGAAGAATCTGATGTGAAAGCTATTCAAGTCCCCTTTGGCTTGCTAGCGCGTAAAGAATGTCCAGAGAGTCCTGCATATAATTTG GTGCACAGTTCAGATACAagaattttgatgaataaCCCAAAAGATAACGGTGTTGCTTCAGAGAATCAAAAGAAAAGGGATGAATGTACTCCAGTTGTTCATCAAATGAAAAGGAGTGATGGTACCCCTGCAGAGAGTCAGAAGAAGGATGACAAAGTTAGTGGAGCCCACTTAATGAAAAAGGATCAATACAtcacaaatattcatttcacAAAGAGGAATGAGAGTGTCATGGCAGCAAGTCacaagaaaaaggagaaaggTGTAAATGGAGTCCCTTTAATGAAAAGTGATGACCATCTCACAGCACCAAGTCAGAAAATAAAGGAACGAACCATGTTTGCTGGGAGCCCGAAAATGAAAGATGAGTGTGCAACAGCAATAtatcaaaagaaaagagaCGAGGTTAGTGGCCGGAGGAAGCACCATAGGCTTTGGACTACTGCGGAggttaaaaaattagttgatgGTGTCGCTGAGTACGGTGTTGGAAGatggagtagaataaaaaagaTCCACTTTCCTGCGTCTGCCCATCGTACCTCTGTAGATCTCAAG GACAAATGGCGAAATCTTTTGAAAGCAAGCGGTTTGCAGGGACGACAAAATGAACAG tTGATTCAGGGAGAGAAGAAGCGCAACGTGGCGTGGCGGCCTCTGCCAAAGTCCATCTTGCGGCGTGTTTGTGAACTGGCGGCAATGCACCCATATCCCAAGGGCGGGAAACGGAAGACGACGCTTTTTCGCCATGTTTCTCCAGATAAAAATACCGATATTACATTGAGTGACTATAGAAGGATCTTACGAAGTATTAGCGGTAGTTGA
- the LOC125205216 gene encoding uncharacterized protein LOC125205216: MLENLFSLPKVKRMKLVAFALVALISFLCLAAHQRALVGSRRDDVMMKTNQVDRNIDNHHNIPRQYYNQWGSGGDNNGDNNANEDLSLKIEDETSRLLFE, translated from the exons ATGCTCGAAAACCTTTTTTCACTGCCTA AAGTGAAGAGAATGAAATTGGTGGCATTTGCGTTGGTTGCGCTGATCAGTTTCCTATGCTTGGCGGCACATCAGCGAGCACTAGTCGGCAGCAGAAGAGATGACGTCATGATGAAAACCAACCAAGTCGACCGCAACATAGATAACCATCACAACATACCAAGGCAGTACTATAACCAGTGGGGCAGCGGAGGAGATAACAACGGAGACAACAATGCCAACGAAG ACTTATCCCTAAAGATTGAAGATGAAACCTCCCGCCTTCTCTTTGAATGA
- the LOC125205215 gene encoding uncharacterized protein LOC125205215 isoform X3, producing MIGVTSAGTTHEGGDILNRDVLNSLHTADDGGYFILQNDFCSMGEEYLLENCCIGYAGVEFAERITDLEYVSSECLQTSVSCSPVLTCAGIDSPWKSDLFKTMEVPECQNDVVDIKSYEFSEIPSPQHESEKLAEKKPLKSPQENIGKVHDFSRHSFNGLPSDENATSLSQPVEMFSCAKDEKNDEYGQTCQSGEFNRVQGKDELVTLFSAESPTDALPALKRSRKPTKRYIDEVVDPISRHSKRRREVSSSIFRDKSVEVKNHKKCHVGSKAIKLPAEESDVKAIQVPFGLLARKECPESPAYNLVHSSDTRILMNNPKDNGVASENQKKRDECTPVVHQMKRSDGTPAESQKKDDKVSGAHLMKKDQYITNIHFTKRNESVMAASHKKKEKGVNGVPLMKSDDHLTAPSQKIKERTMFAGSPKMKDECATAIYQKKRDEVSGRRKHHRLWTTAEVKKLVDGVAEYGVGRWSRIKKIHFPASAHRTSVDLKDKWRNLLKASGLQGRQNEQLIQGEKKRNVAWRPLPKSILRRVCELAAMHPYPKGGKRKTTLFRHVSPDKNTDITLSDYRRILRSISGS from the exons ATGATTG GTGTGACAAGTGCTGGTACTACTCATGAAGGGGGAGATATTCTCAATAGAGAT GTACTTAATTCATTACACACTGCGGATGACGGTGGCTATTTTATATTGCAAAATGATTTCTGTAGCATGGGAGAAGAGTATCTTCTAG AAAACTGCTGTATTGGGTATGCAGGTGTTGAATTCGCTGAAAGAATTACAGATCTGGAATATGTTTCAAGCGAATGCTTGCAGACCTCTGTTTCATGCAGTCCAGTTCTTACATGTGCTGGTATTGACTCTCCGTGGAAATCAGATCTATTCAAAACAATGGAAGTGCCAGAATGCCAAAATGATGTAGTTGATATCAAGAGTTATGAGTTTAGTGAAATTCCTAGTCCTCAACATGAGTCTGAAAAATTGGCTGAGAAGAAACCTCTGAAATCACCACAAGAGAATATTGGCAAGGTCCATGACTTTTCAAGACACTCTTTTAATGGTTTACCATCTGATGAGAATGCTACAAGCCTTTCCCAACCAGTGGAGATGTTTTCCTGTGCAAAGGATgagaaaaatgatgaatatgGGCAGACATGCCAAAGTGGTGAGTTTAACAGAGTTCAGGGGAAGGATGAATTGGTAACCTTGTTTTCTGCAGAAAGCCCAACTGATGCACTTCCTGCGCTAAAGAGATCTCGTAAGCCCACGAAAAGGTACATCGACGAAGTAGTAGATCCTATTTCACGTCATTCAAAGAGAAGGCGGGAGGTTTCATCTTCAATCTTTAGGGATAAGTCTGTAGAAgtcaaaaatcacaaaaaatgtcacgTGGGCTCTAAAGCCATCAAATTACCAGCTGAAGAATCTGATGTGAAAGCTATTCAAGTCCCCTTTGGCTTGCTAGCGCGTAAAGAATGTCCAGAGAGTCCTGCATATAATTTG GTGCACAGTTCAGATACAagaattttgatgaataaCCCAAAAGATAACGGTGTTGCTTCAGAGAATCAAAAGAAAAGGGATGAATGTACTCCAGTTGTTCATCAAATGAAAAGGAGTGATGGTACCCCTGCAGAGAGTCAGAAGAAGGATGACAAAGTTAGTGGAGCCCACTTAATGAAAAAGGATCAATACAtcacaaatattcatttcacAAAGAGGAATGAGAGTGTCATGGCAGCAAGTCacaagaaaaaggagaaaggTGTAAATGGAGTCCCTTTAATGAAAAGTGATGACCATCTCACAGCACCAAGTCAGAAAATAAAGGAACGAACCATGTTTGCTGGGAGCCCGAAAATGAAAGATGAGTGTGCAACAGCAATAtatcaaaagaaaagagaCGAGGTTAGTGGCCGGAGGAAGCACCATAGGCTTTGGACTACTGCGGAggttaaaaaattagttgatgGTGTCGCTGAGTACGGTGTTGGAAGatggagtagaataaaaaagaTCCACTTTCCTGCGTCTGCCCATCGTACCTCTGTAGATCTCAAG GACAAATGGCGAAATCTTTTGAAAGCAAGCGGTTTGCAGGGACGACAAAATGAACAG tTGATTCAGGGAGAGAAGAAGCGCAACGTGGCGTGGCGGCCTCTGCCAAAGTCCATCTTGCGGCGTGTTTGTGAACTGGCGGCAATGCACCCATATCCCAAGGGCGGGAAACGGAAGACGACGCTTTTTCGCCATGTTTCTCCAGATAAAAATACCGATATTACATTGAGTGACTATAGAAGGATCTTACGAAGTATTAGCGGTAGTTGA
- the LOC125205215 gene encoding uncharacterized protein LOC125205215 isoform X2, with product MENGPPTIEFEDGTVDVERLLVEPQDGNVSVDGVMCFNEKTSEKAIDILEVSCSFGVTSAGTTHEGGDILNRDVLNSLHTADDGGYFILQNDFCSMGEEYLLGVEFAERITDLEYVSSECLQTSVSCSPVLTCAGIDSPWKSDLFKTMEVPECQNDVVDIKSYEFSEIPSPQHESEKLAEKKPLKSPQENIGKVHDFSRHSFNGLPSDENATSLSQPVEMFSCAKDEKNDEYGQTCQSGEFNRVQGKDELVTLFSAESPTDALPALKRSRKPTKRYIDEVVDPISRHSKRRREVSSSIFRDKSVEVKNHKKCHVGSKAIKLPAEESDVKAIQVPFGLLARKECPESPAYNLVHSSDTRILMNNPKDNGVASENQKKRDECTPVVHQMKRSDGTPAESQKKDDKVSGAHLMKKDQYITNIHFTKRNESVMAASHKKKEKGVNGVPLMKSDDHLTAPSQKIKERTMFAGSPKMKDECATAIYQKKRDEVSGRRKHHRLWTTAEVKKLVDGVAEYGVGRWSRIKKIHFPASAHRTSVDLKDKWRNLLKASGLQGRQNEQLIQGEKKRNVAWRPLPKSILRRVCELAAMHPYPKGGKRKTTLFRHVSPDKNTDITLSDYRRILRSISGS from the exons ATGGAGAATGGACCTCCAacaattgaatttgaagatgGGACAGTTGATGTTGAACGTCTGCTTGTAGAACCCCAAGATGGGAATGTCTCAGTGGATGGTGTCATGTGTTTTAATGAGAAGACCTCAGAGAAAGCTATTGACATCCTAGAGGTTTCCTGCAGTTTTG GTGTGACAAGTGCTGGTACTACTCATGAAGGGGGAGATATTCTCAATAGAGAT GTACTTAATTCATTACACACTGCGGATGACGGTGGCTATTTTATATTGCAAAATGATTTCTGTAGCATGGGAGAAGAGTATCTTCTAG GTGTTGAATTCGCTGAAAGAATTACAGATCTGGAATATGTTTCAAGCGAATGCTTGCAGACCTCTGTTTCATGCAGTCCAGTTCTTACATGTGCTGGTATTGACTCTCCGTGGAAATCAGATCTATTCAAAACAATGGAAGTGCCAGAATGCCAAAATGATGTAGTTGATATCAAGAGTTATGAGTTTAGTGAAATTCCTAGTCCTCAACATGAGTCTGAAAAATTGGCTGAGAAGAAACCTCTGAAATCACCACAAGAGAATATTGGCAAGGTCCATGACTTTTCAAGACACTCTTTTAATGGTTTACCATCTGATGAGAATGCTACAAGCCTTTCCCAACCAGTGGAGATGTTTTCCTGTGCAAAGGATgagaaaaatgatgaatatgGGCAGACATGCCAAAGTGGTGAGTTTAACAGAGTTCAGGGGAAGGATGAATTGGTAACCTTGTTTTCTGCAGAAAGCCCAACTGATGCACTTCCTGCGCTAAAGAGATCTCGTAAGCCCACGAAAAGGTACATCGACGAAGTAGTAGATCCTATTTCACGTCATTCAAAGAGAAGGCGGGAGGTTTCATCTTCAATCTTTAGGGATAAGTCTGTAGAAgtcaaaaatcacaaaaaatgtcacgTGGGCTCTAAAGCCATCAAATTACCAGCTGAAGAATCTGATGTGAAAGCTATTCAAGTCCCCTTTGGCTTGCTAGCGCGTAAAGAATGTCCAGAGAGTCCTGCATATAATTTG GTGCACAGTTCAGATACAagaattttgatgaataaCCCAAAAGATAACGGTGTTGCTTCAGAGAATCAAAAGAAAAGGGATGAATGTACTCCAGTTGTTCATCAAATGAAAAGGAGTGATGGTACCCCTGCAGAGAGTCAGAAGAAGGATGACAAAGTTAGTGGAGCCCACTTAATGAAAAAGGATCAATACAtcacaaatattcatttcacAAAGAGGAATGAGAGTGTCATGGCAGCAAGTCacaagaaaaaggagaaaggTGTAAATGGAGTCCCTTTAATGAAAAGTGATGACCATCTCACAGCACCAAGTCAGAAAATAAAGGAACGAACCATGTTTGCTGGGAGCCCGAAAATGAAAGATGAGTGTGCAACAGCAATAtatcaaaagaaaagagaCGAGGTTAGTGGCCGGAGGAAGCACCATAGGCTTTGGACTACTGCGGAggttaaaaaattagttgatgGTGTCGCTGAGTACGGTGTTGGAAGatggagtagaataaaaaagaTCCACTTTCCTGCGTCTGCCCATCGTACCTCTGTAGATCTCAAG GACAAATGGCGAAATCTTTTGAAAGCAAGCGGTTTGCAGGGACGACAAAATGAACAG tTGATTCAGGGAGAGAAGAAGCGCAACGTGGCGTGGCGGCCTCTGCCAAAGTCCATCTTGCGGCGTGTTTGTGAACTGGCGGCAATGCACCCATATCCCAAGGGCGGGAAACGGAAGACGACGCTTTTTCGCCATGTTTCTCCAGATAAAAATACCGATATTACATTGAGTGACTATAGAAGGATCTTACGAAGTATTAGCGGTAGTTGA
- the LOC125207352 gene encoding serine/threonine-protein kinase PCRK1-like — translation MKCFQFYSGDRKDEPKTPTANSLQSSFTDHEMKQSGSELNSQDVSNTSSESRGRNQFPNLSERASNLKVFSFSELKQATKNFGRTTKLGEGGFGCVFKGVIKSSNDPAERIDVAVKQLGRRGLQGHKEWVTEVNVLGVVEHPNLVKLIGYCAEDDERGIQRLLVYEYMPNGSVEDHLSIRSLTPLSWDMRLRVALDAARGLAYLHEEMDFQIIFRDFKSSNILLDEQWNAKLSDFGLARLGPSEGLTHVSTAVVGTMGYAAPEYIQTGRLTSKSDVWSYGVFLYELITGRRPLDRQRPKGEQKLLEWVKPYLSDAKKFQHILDPRLEGRQVLKSAHKLSLVANRCLSRLSKTRPKMSEVQEMINQVVEVYTGCGNPQPSLKSKDDNKASEDSQSKGKRRLSDIKIVDSAWLLRVWSSKLVRTC, via the exons ATGAAGTGCTTCCAATTCTATAGTGGAGACAGAAAGGATGAACCAAAGACACCAACAGCAAATTCACTTCAGTCTTCGTTTACTGATCATGAAATGAAGCAATCTGGATCAGAATTAAATTCTCAGGATGTATCAAATACGAGCTCTGAGTCCAGAGGTCGCAACCAGTTCCCAAATTTGTCTGAGAGGGCCAGTAATCTCAAGGTCTTTTCCTTTTCAGAACTGAAACAAGCGACAAAAAATTTTGGCCGTACTACAAAACTTGGAGAAGGAGGTTTTGGATGTGTTTTTAAGGGCGTCATTAAGAGTTCTAATGATCCAGCCGAGAGAATTGATGTGGCTGTAAAACAACTGGGTAGAAGAGGACTCCAG GGTCACAAAGAATGGGTGACAGAAGTTAACGTTCTTGGCGTTGTCGAGCATCCAAATCTCGTGAAACTTATTGGTTACTGTGCTGAAGATGATGAAAGAGGTATTCAACGACTACTAGTATATGAATACATGCCCAATGGAAGTGTGGAAGATCATTTATCAATTAGGTCCCTCACACCCCTTTCTTGGGATATGAGGCTGAGGGTCGCCCTAGATGCTGCACGTGGCTTGGCATACCTGCACGAGGAAATGGATTTTCAG ATCATCTTCAGAgatttcaaatcttcaaatattctCTTAGATGAACAATGGAATGCTAAACTATCAGATTTTGGATTGGCTCGATTGGGTCCTTCAGAAGGACTAACACACGTATCAACTGCG GTTGTTGGGACTATGGGTTATGCAGCTCCCGAATACATTCAAACAGGCCGTCTCACATCAAAAAGTGATGTTTGGAGCTATGGGGTGTTCCTTTACGAACTCATCACTGGTAGACGCCCGTTGGATCGACAACGCCCTAAAGGCGAGCAGAAGCTCTTAGAATGGGTAAAGCCATACCTTTCAGACGCCAAGAAGTTTCAACATATACTGGACCCGAGGCTTGAGGGCAGGCAAGTCCTTAAATCAGCTCACAAGCTCTCACTCGTAGCTAACCGCTGCCTGTCCAGACTTTCAAAGACACGGCCCAAGATGAGTGAAGTCCAGGAAATGATCAACCAAGTCGTTGAGGTGTATACAGGCTGCGGAAACCCTCAACCATCTTTGAAGAGCAAAGACGACAACAAAGCTTCCGAGGATTCCCAATCCAAAGGTAAAAGGAGGCTAAGTGATATCAAAATCGTGGACAGTGCCTGGCTGCTTCGAGTCTGGTCATCAAAGCTCGTGAGAACTTGCTGA